AGCAGCTGCTTCAGGAGACATGCGGAAAGCTCTTTGTGTTTGCAGGTTTGTGTCTATTTTTTGTTTCGCTTCTTATTAGTAGGTTAAGTTAATTGGTGCACGCAAGTGATGAGTTGGTATTAGTGTATAATTGTGTTTATGCAACTTTGACCAAGAGGGCTTTGGGAAGTGGCAGTATAACTAATATTCTTGAATCCTCTGTCAGGAGTGCGGTTGAGATCCTAGAAGCAGAACTGAAAGAATCTACAAGCAATATGAATTCATTTGAACTGGAGAAAGAGTTGCCTGATCAGCAAATAGCTCAAGCTTGCAGTATTGTAAGTTACCTTGTTTAgcgccattttcttttctgaaaaATTTGATCTTGTCCTAATGACAAGCATGTTGGTATGAGTATACTACTCTGTGATCCCTCTAGTAGACAACAAACATGTTAATGAAAGTCCATAtgatagaaatattttttgcaGATTATTCCTCCACCTTAACTATTATATCCAGACAGATATTTCTGCCATTTATTTAAAGCATTAACATGATGGAAATATCGTGCTTTAAATTTCATTCCCTCAACCTACCTTGCCTATGCTTGGATTAGCCTTCTCTTGCCTAACCATAACATAAATGGTTGGCAAGTTCATAAAGGGACTAGAATACGGGATTGGGTTTGCTAGCCACTACAACTTGCTGTGAGGCCATATCATTTCCATGTTAAATCAATTATCTAACGAACTGTTAATGTTCAAGGAAAGGTTCCTGACATTATCCGAAATTCATGctatttactttatattattttctgaaataactccatttattttttcctaaCAATTCTCAAAATGCTGAATGATTTGCAGGTGAGGATTGATCATATGGCTGTTGCTTTGTCAAAAGCATATAGGTCACCTGTAGTGGACACCATTCAATCTCTTCCTCAGCATCAACAAGTGAGTTTTAATAGTAACTTGCTAATTACAAGTGCAATGCATaacttctgtttcttttttcccaaATTCCGTTTGAGAGCTTCTTTCAATGTTCAAATGATTAACTTCTCTGGTGATCTAACATGAAATATAGGTAATTCTATGCTCTGCTGTGAAGTTTTTTCGGGGAGGAAAGAAGGATACTACTATAGGAGAGGTGTGATCTCTTTCACTGAATGATGATAATGAATTGCAAGAACATCTGACAATATTTACCTGTATCTGACATTGTGATATGGACGCAGCTGAATAAATCTTATGCAGACATATGCAAGTCAACAATGATACCACCAGTTGGATTTCTGGAGTTTTTGAATATGTGCACAGTGCTAAATGATCAGGTAATTAAGGAATTAAGGAAACACTGATGTTTTACTTTCTCATTCTAGTGAGATACTTGAAGTTACAAGTTACAACTATCTCAGTTTTCTATGCTTATGCTTATGCTTCTACAAGATTTACACCTTCTTACATACTTATCTATCAATGTAATGATCATTGGAGCATAATTTGAAGTGCAGGGCCTCCTAAAACTAGGTCAATCTCGTGATGATAAATTGAGAAGAGTGACGTTGAAAGTAGATGCTGCAGACATTACTTTTGCATTGCAGGTGTGGATTGTGACAAGTCTAATATcaaattcttcatttttttttttctcaagtttATTTTACTACCTGAATGTCATTCTCATTTCTTCTTGGCATTATATATTCGCAGTCACAGGGTATTCGTTTCTTTCGGAATTGTCTCCAGTAACTCTGTCTAAGTACGTGTACTTGGTTTCCTTCAACATTCCAACTCAGTATTTCATGGCTATTTATCATTAGTTTCTCCACCCAATGCCAGTTAAAGGTTGGCATATGTTTCCTTTTGagttattatcattaatattCACTGGAGAGGCTCTCTAATGAAAGATTCTGCCTCTGAATAAtttctgttctttttttcttttaacagcAACTTAACTGGCTCGACGTAACCCAATATTCATCTCGCATGTTGAAcgtcaagaaattaaagaaaacaatgtCAAAACATAGAAGAGAGAAGAACCTAGATGCCTTAAATGGCATCATTTTCTAGCCACGACTCGAGGGTTTCAACAGCAAAAACCTAGCACAGGCACAAATTCAGTTGTAttgcatttttattctttactatgtcaatataatgattttttgctataataaattttaaaaaaaaaaggaaataaattgataattgtAGGGCAAAGTTCCTGGAAAACTGTGTTTAAAATGGTAGGATGGCATCTGCTTTCACTGAGGTGATTTGGCAAGAATTGCCTGGTAATCTAAAACGAAAGCATTGCGATTGGTATGTTGAACTTGAAAGATGAACAGATATGAACTACAATTTGGCACTTTGCTTCATATAgaaattctttaataatttcCCAGTGTTTCAATGATGAAATAGTATGACAATCTTGCAGAAAACTAGTTGAATCCAAATATTTCCAAACTCACTGTCCATTTGGTTTGTAACTCAGCTAAAAATTAAGTTGCATCAAAAGGTGAAAGCTCTATcaattattactttattatgCAAAAATAATGCAAATTGATTCAAAAGCATTCTTAGCCTTGTGATCTATTCCAACCAAATATGCtaaaaaaatttgacaatGGAAGCGTTCATTTAATGTGTTAGTAATGCATTGAATGTTTGTCCAATATGTTAAGATAAATTTGCTTATAACCCTGAAAACCACGTCAGGGTAAAAATATAGGTCAAAACAGGCACCATGCCCTTCTGCAACTATATCTAAAATGGAAAAATGTCATTGCATAGTAACAGAGTTGAATTCGAAGCATTTCAGTtcccaaaatataaaattcaaaactaaaaatagataCCACTAAACTTGATAACAGCATGAactatttatctaacatgtgATATGGCATATAGTCAACTCAGTCGAACAACCCAGCTACCATATCCTCCTCTGATTCCTCAGCAGGCTCTTCCTTCTCTTCCACCTTGGCTGCGGCAGCACCAGCTGGAGCAGCAGTATCCGAACCAGCAGCAGCAACTGTGGCTGCAGCAGCTGCAAATTTGCTTGGATCCTGAAAGCTCGCAGTTCAAGCAATTAAATTCGCATAACAAAGGAACAATGAGACAATTGAATTATTAAGCATACGGCATCGTAAGCGCTGTATCAAAAGCAAACCTTGAGGTATTCTTTCACTTTCTCTGCCTGTGGGAAGGAGTATTCTGAAACCATTGCTACAGATAGAACATTCTTGTATCCATTCACGAACATATGAGGTGCAGCAGCGATTGTTGGGAATGAAAGGGACAAAGACAGAGAGGCAACCATGGATACCCCAGATGCAAATTTAGCCACGAGATCATCGTCTGTGAGATCAAGAACCTCAGGGCTGAAAACTGATCCACTGTCATAAACAGTAAGCACAACAAGGCCATATGAGAATGGTCGTATGCCAAGCTTTGCGAGAAGAGCAGACTCTGACGAGCCCACCTTCTCACCCTTCTTAATGATATCTACAGGGGTAATGATTTCCACAGTTCCTTTGTTAATCTTGGTTGGGATGTTCAGCACCTGACGAGCAAACATAGCATGAGATTGAGCAGAGACAACAAGGACAgggaaaatagaaaatgaacatAAACCTGAAAGAAGGATGTCTGGGAGGGATCCAGTCCAGTGTTCCCAGGTGGGACAACAACATCAATTGGAGCAATGAGACCCACACGAGCAGGTGCTCCGACCTGTTAAGGTTAAGGGCTTACGATTATAAGAAACTACATTTTTCACACGAAAACTTGAAGACAAATTAATTCCTATAAGTGAACACTCACCAATATCAAATTCTAACCAACTAGgagaaaagaataagaagaaatataAGATCAATACTTTAAAAGAATCTCTACAGTATGGATAAtatgacaaaagaaaaatgaatgttTACAAGGCTTTCCTTTTTGCATGCATATACGTACTTGTATATGAATAAGAGACATTCAGAGAAACCAAATCCATGCATGAAGTACAAAGTTGCGCAAGGCCAATCAGGTAATGATTTGATAAGGAGACAGCTATAATTAGTAGGAATATCAATGAAATTACTGATGGATTTAAAAAGTTGGCCAGAATAAGGCATGGTGGTAAGcaaaaaagaagtaaatatGGGAGTTCATTAAATAGAGacgaaaaagaacaaaaaatacTAAACGATAGATGGACAAACAACAAATGATCTACAAAAAACACAAAAGCCGATGATATGATCTAAGAACACCATTAAAATACCTTGTACTTAGCAATCTCTTCTCTAACTTCCTTTAACTCACCCTTAGTAAAGATCAAACCTACATTACCCtgattcaaaagaaaaataagagctAGCTTAACATTAATACAACACAGCAGCAACCATTATAAAGGCAATTTTTACAGATCCCCAGAAAGGTTTTTACGTAAAGTATcaaattttacaataaataaGAGATACCCACAAAAAAAGATATGAATACAAAACAAACTGAAcaaggttaaaaaaaaaaaaagaagcggTAAAAATGAAGCTTACAACAAGTAAAGGAATGAGATTTAGAAAAGCATTATTGCCAGTTTTCTCAGCATGAAGCCTAACAGAGCGTTTCATCATTGTGTTTTTACCCATTAAAACAACAGAATCACCTCTCAAACCCTGCCTAATACTCTGGAGTTGGTTAGACCCTACATTATCAGCTGCCACAACAAGGATCTGTGAATACTCATCAAGAAAACGGCAAAGCTTCTTGTCGTACTCGACCTTTTTTTGCGCTTTCGTTGGCTTCACTGCCATTGTAagatatcaaaataagaaagaaaagaaaaaaggctCCCTGCAAATGAGTGTCAAAACCCTAGGAACTGTGTGTGAGAGAGTTGCTGATGATACTCATGCACGAGtgagatatatatatacggAGGGTGTGTTGTTGGGCTGTTAATTTGGGGCCCACAAAATCAACATTTGGGTTTTCGAAGGAGTTTTTTAATGTGAATAATAAGACACTTTCGAGTGGTGCCatgattataaatataaatatataaaaatttatagaataattattaaatataaaataaagagtgaaatttaattttttatatgtaaataattaaattgactatttattttatatttaaaatgtaatttaattattttataatataactctttaaaataaagagtttggtatatataaaaattataagttgaaTGTTTATAGTAACCCTATTAATATCCTTGTTAACTAAAATTCCATTTAAGTTGATACTCTTAACAATTCCAATTTCCCTTGCCTAAAAAAGACACTACTTTACCAAACAAATCATAGCCCAATAACAAGATcagtagaaaaagaaaagcccaCAATAGGCCCAATTTGTTTGGCAATCcaactataaatataaatccgTCTGACAATTCAAAATAAcgaaaaagcaaaaagaaaaaaaatcaaagaaaagagTAAGAGGAGTCAAAAGAAGAGAGCTTTCCTCTGTTTCTCTATGGCACTCTCCATGTGCACAGCTTCTCAGTTACAGTCTCTTTCTAATAAGTTCTCCTTACCTTCAATGGACAGAAGCCTAGCTGCCGTTATTTCCCGTCAGCTTCCGTTAACTGTACCTTTACCTCCATCTTCCTCCGTCAACCCCAATGCAAGATTCTGTACCTCAATTTTAAAGAAGAGTCTTTCTCTAGTTTCCTCAAGTCCCCGTGTCCCTACTTTAAAATGCTCTGCTTCCACCTCTCAAGCTTATGGTaccctctttctttttgtctgtttgtttgttttcgtTTTCAGTTTctaaattttgtttcttttgtataATTTTCCTGTTTGGTTGGTGAGAAAACAATGTATCTGGTTGGTTTCATAGAAATCCCGCAttaggaaattttttttttattgaaagatGGGATTGATGTAATGAATTGGAAAAGATTTGATTTTTGAAGTGAATTTAGAATCTTTACTTACCTAGTTTGAACAGAAATGAATTGGGTCCAGTTCAATGTATGTTGATGTTTCTAGGTGTTTGGATTATTTTCAGCCGATCAATCAGCAAAATTTCAAGAAGCTTCGAAGAAAGGGAATTTAGTTCCTTTGTACCATTGTATATTATGTGATCACCTTACTCCAGTGCTTGCCTATCGCTGTCTGGTTAAGGAAGATGACAGAGATGCTCCAAGCTTTTTATTCGAATCTGTTGAGCCTGGTTCGGATGCTTCCACTGTTGTAGGTTCTTCagtttttatttccttatatgcttttttcttaaattcctTCGGAGATGGTTGTGCTTATTCGTACCTATGATTCAATTATCTTAGGGGCGATATAGTGTTTTAGGAGCTCAACCGAGTGTAGAAATTGTGGCCAAAGAGAATATGGTGACAATTATGGACCACTATGAAGGACGGAGGACAGAGGAGATTGTGGACGATCCCATGGAAGTTCCTAGGAAAATGATGGAGAGTTGGACCCCCCAACTTGTTGATGAGCTTCCTGAAGTGTTCAGTGGTAAGATATTGATATCAAACATTCTTGGCATCTTACTAACTTCATTTTGTTTGTCGATACTTTCAAAATGAATAAACTTGGAGTCATCATTAGATTTATGGGCAGAAaactattttccatttttagtTTGGTGATTTGTTTTTATGTTATGGAGAAATGAAAGGGGAAgagttgtttctttttctgtttggtgtagtatttatatgatataatTGCTTTCTTTGTGAACAAACATTACATTGCAGGAAGTTGCTTGATGAATGATCAAGGGgtttatttcataaaaaataacaaaaaaaaaaaggcagtTCTATAGCCCAAAGTATACCAAGGATTTACGAAATGGGAGCCAACCTAATGTATGCTCTCTTCTTGACTAGGTGGGTGGGTTGGATATTTCTCTTATGACACAGTACGGTATGTTGAGAAGAAAAAGCTGCCTTTTGATGGTGCACCACCAGATGACAGAAATCTCCCTGATGTCCATCTTGGCCTTTATGAAGATGTTATGATATTTGATCATTTGGAGAAGGTATCGCATTAAATGAGTATTTGTTAGTATTTTAAAGTTGATTGAGGATATGGCTCTTATCTATGACGTTTTCAAATCATTGTGTGTCATCTAATTGAGGAACTGATACCATTTATGTATTACGTGAAGTCTAGTTTGTCATCGCGTCCAGCTTAacatattttctctttatatagaAATCTGTTGTTCAGGGAATGCTATACTCCATGGTAGAATGATAAAAGACAACAAGTCACTTTCCTTCTGATACATAGACTTAGTTTCTTCTTTCATGAATATATCTTGTTTTtatagttttgtgattttcttCCCTTCAGAAAGCATATCTTATTCACTGGGTGCGACTAGATCGATTTTCTACAGTTGAGGAGGCCTTTAATGATGGGATAAATCGGTTGGAAAATTTAGTTTCTCGAGTACATAATATAACTACGTGAgtagtttttcctttttactatttcttttgttcaacGCAGTGTTAATTCCTTTCTTTCTATACTGTAGCACAATCAGAATTGTAACTCAATCGTGGATTTCAGACCAAGGCTACCTGCAGGTTCAATACAGTTGTCAACTCGTCTTTTTGGCCCTAAATTAGAGATGTCAAGCATGACAAGTGAAGAATATAAGGCTGCAGTTTTGCAGGCTAAAGAGCATATTTTGGCTGGTGATATATTTCAGATTGTGTTGAGCCAGCGTTTTGAACGGCGTACATTTGCAGACCCATTTGAGATCTATAGAGCTCTAAGAATTGTTAATCCTAGTCCATATATGGCTTATTTACAGGTTTCCTCACTTGCCCAAAACTATTTGTTTGAAGACTTTagtcaattttaatattctaagcATTCGGTTATTATTATTCCCATCATCAGGCTAGAGGATGTATACTGGTTGCTTCTAGTCCAGAAATCCTCACCCGTGTAAAGAAGGTATCTGTAACAAAGTCATAAAGTTTCAGATAGCtggttttctattttcttttttcatgcTTAATGTTGGTATTTTCTGACAGAATAAGATTATAAACCGGCCCCTTGCTGGGACTGTTAGGAGAGGAAAAACAcctaaagaagataaaatgtTGGAGAAGGAACTTTTAAATGATGAAAAGCAATGTGCAGAACATATTATGCTAGTTGACTTGGGAAGGAATGATGTGGGAAAGGTTTGTTATTCGCTATCTCAATGGATATTACTCTATATGCATGCAATGTGTTGCTGCAAATAACTGTGAATAGCATCCAATGGGACTGCTTCTGAAGTGTTCTatttaatgagttttttttattttgcattttctcTTAATTGTCATTTAATGACGATAAATCTTATCTAAGACAAGTTATTCATACAGGTCTCAGAGCCTGGTTCTGTGAAAGTTGAAAGGCTCATGAATATTGAGAGATATTCTCATGTTATGCACATCAGCTCAACAGTAAGCATCTCTTATTTTGGTTTAAGAATGCAAGTTCTAATAATAGCAAGAAGACAAAATTAAACAGACAGCTTTCTTCTTTGCCTTTATTGCATATTTTGATGAATTAAGTTCTGCACACACAAATTAATGGGATTGGAGGATGCTGGTTATGTCAAATATGAAATATGTGGATATTGGTTTTGTTCTTgctctctttttgttttaatctgTTTCTTTAGTCATCAATGCAAGATATTTGTGCTTATACAAACTGAACTCATCTTGTGACAGAAGTCCTTTCCTCTCGTCACTAAGTTAAGTCTTTCTGCAGGTCAGTGGAGAGTTACTTGATCATTTAACAAGCTGGGATGCATTGCGTGCTGCATTGCCTGTTGGCACTGTTAGTGGGGCACCAAAGGTATCCTCTCACCAgctgtttttttcttatgcaTTTAACCTTCTGACTGAAAAGTTCGATTCCATTTCGTTtcagatatttttaaaagacaGAAGGCTTTTCATTTTTGGTAGATAACAAAAGCCAGTACTTGAAAGGCAAAAAAGTCGCAAAAAATGGAAACTCTTTTTCGTAGTTGTCTTCCCTTTCTTCCTACAAagcttttttgtttctttaatttcttttttaaagtttttcaTTGAGTGATGCTAAAGATAGTTGGCCAACTATGGTATTGTGTCATGACTGGCTACATtgctttataatttatctcaaatgaaattcattttttacACAGGGCACATGTTACGGCAACTATATGACTGTAGGCCTAGTAGTCTAACCACCTTAGgactttaatttttcattattgcATATGCTTTCTAGCGATATAACACTTGTGCAAAGTACTTTTTGTGGAGCTAAAGCTAAGCTACCTAAATTGAGTTATTAATGATTAAGCTCCATTAAATATGAAGTTGTCAATAGATTCTGATCTTGTTGAAGTGCTATTCTAAGAATCATGTGAGGTTTGACAGTTCTTTGTGATACTTAAGGCGGCTCTGTTGAAATGCAGGTGAAAGCAAtggagttaattgatgaactAGAAGTGACGAGACGTGGGCCATATAGTGGTGGATTTGGTGGCATTTCATTTTCTGGTGATATGGACATTGCTCTGGCTCTCAGAACTATCGTCTTCCCTACAAGCACCCGGTATGATACAATGTATTCATACAACAACTTGAACAAGCGACGAGAATGGGTTGCTCACCTTCAAGCTGGGGCTGGAATTGTGGCCGACAGTGATCCTGCTGATGAGCAGAGAGAATGCGAGAACAAAGCTGCAGGTCTGGCTCGCGCCATTGATCTTGCAGAAGAATCATTTGTGAAGAATTGATTGAATTTCAAGGAATTTTTGTTTCTCTCATGTAGTTTCTTTTAACATATAAGTTATCAAATCTTTGCTGTGTGTTgttttaataagatttttaaatgGGAAATAGGCTAGGCTTTTTGTTTAAGAGATGGACCTCTCTGTGTATCTGTTTGGTAGTATTCTGGATGCTGAAAGTTGGTGCTAATGTCTGTTAAAAGAAACCAGGTACTGTAAGCAAAGATAATATCTTGGGCGGTAGAAAGTAATTGAAATTGGAACCTTCCTAGGTTTTGAGTGTtgtaatataagaaataagaaagCTATGGAAATTGAAATTAGCTATAAAGATGTCAAAAgcaaatattttgtttttcacCAACAATCTTTTAAGAGTTGAGATAGAAAGGTGTACACGGTTCTCACAGCATCACGACACGTGGCATGAATGATATCTGGCTTTTGCCAGTATAAAAGCAAAGATGGCACAAAATTTTAAAGCCgttcatttttgttttttttgtttagaGAAAAATGTGACCAGAAGAGGcaaggatgatgatgatgatgatgatgatgatgatgattagATAAGCCTAAGCCACGTCATAGCTTGATTATTATCTTACACAAGTAACaattgtttcatttttttgttCAAGTACCAACCACCAATGTCTTAAAAAAGTGGACAGTTTTCATTACCTTCATCCTTTTTTCTAATGGTGTCTGCAACTGCAACAACCAAGGTGAGATTATCATCTTAGCTCCATCAGTTCTTAATCCTTTTAGTTTCCTCTGGTCAATCTAGGCTAGACTATCAAAATCAACAGGACGCTGCTTCATTTttctatctatttttaatcaaagttgatgccTTGTAACTTCTCggtcttttcttttatcaatttattcaaCTATTATTGCTTTCTTTATATCTCAGTTTATATATTCTCTTGGGTGTATTTAGATATTAGATACGCTTTTCATCTCTTTTACTATAATCCCACTTTTAACTATTTTGTTCATAAATATCTGCTTTCGTTGTCTAACTGTCAAAATTATTGCTGATTacaattatttcattaatctGTGATCTGAGAATATCTGGAGATGCCCTCTTGGGTGTATTTACATGCCCTTTTAAACTCTTCTACTAAAATCTCTGTTTTAACTGTTTTGTTGATAAATTTATGCTTTGGATATCTAGCTATCAAATTATTGCTGATTACAATTATTTCTGTAATCTGGAGAAGAGTCATCTTGAAGAGCAGTGACATAGAATTCTCAATTCTTATTTCGAATACATGATTTTAAAAGGGTTTATATTCTCTTGGGTGTATCTAGGAGAACATTTCTTAAGAAGGTCACCCAACTGATTTATAGAATCCCATTCTTTAGAATCCTTTTCTTGTGTTATAATTCTTTTGTCTGGACTCTACTTGTCATGTTAAAAGTCATTTACTTCAACATCCACTGCTAAGGTCTCCCAGGCTAGTTTGTGGGACATAACAATCTTCTCTAGGCGTGTCTTGAATGTTAAGCTGTGAGCATATGTAGCCCTACATAATGGTGAGTGCTTTCACTGAAATACCAGGGAGCAAAAGCATTGTCGTGTAGGCGAGGAGAGGTAGAACAAAAGTTGAAGTCATTTGTTGGAAGTGCAAGTTTTTTCAAAATTGAGGTTTGGATAAGTTGTAAAAATCTTGTCTTTTATTCAGATACAAAAATGCCTCCATCCAGCTATATGGCAAGACATTTGCTGTCCTTGTTTGTTCTGTAAAGAGATGCATCCAAATTCCAGCTAGTTATTATGTGCTTGATTTTGTGCGGTTATTTTCCAGGTGAGTGGTTGTCTTAACGTGCATTCATAAGCAGCGGGTGAATAAGGATCAGACTCTCAATCAAGACTTGAAGCTATGAGTACAACTAAGGTCTACATAGTGTAAGTATCTCTCTTTCCCTCTGTTCTCTTCCCCAGTCTGCTCTTCCAGGTTTGCTTCTGTAGATGTAAGATGTTCACTCTTATAACACTGGCAGTTTTTGTGGCTGATTGAACTTTCTCCTTCCCATTTTTGTAGGTATTACTCCTTATATGGACATGTGGAGACAATGGCACGAGAAGTTCAGCGAGGAGCTAATTCGGTTCAAGGTGTTGAAGCAACAATTTGGCAGGTAACATGTAAAGATGAGGATGAGTTATTGCAGAAATCAAGTACAATGCTCaagtctttatttattaattggatTCATTTATTGTTTGGGGTGGGAACAAGTGAAAATGAGGCTTTTATACTATTACCAAAGACGATCATTAAATATTCTTTAGCTTCAATGGAATGGAACAGGTCCCCGAGACACTTTCAAACTTGAT
The Ricinus communis isolate WT05 ecotype wild-type chromosome 1, ASM1957865v1, whole genome shotgun sequence DNA segment above includes these coding regions:
- the LOC8286432 gene encoding anthranilate synthase alpha subunit 2, chloroplastic isoform X1 is translated as MALSMCTASQLQSLSNKFSLPSMDRSLAAVISRQLPLTVPLPPSSSVNPNARFCTSILKKSLSLVSSSPRVPTLKCSASTSQAYADQSAKFQEASKKGNLVPLYHCILCDHLTPVLAYRCLVKEDDRDAPSFLFESVEPGSDASTVGRYSVLGAQPSVEIVAKENMVTIMDHYEGRRTEEIVDDPMEVPRKMMESWTPQLVDELPEVFSGGWVGYFSYDTVRYVEKKKLPFDGAPPDDRNLPDVHLGLYEDVMIFDHLEKKAYLIHWVRLDRFSTVEEAFNDGINRLENLVSRVHNITTPRLPAGSIQLSTRLFGPKLEMSSMTSEEYKAAVLQAKEHILAGDIFQIVLSQRFERRTFADPFEIYRALRIVNPSPYMAYLQARGCILVASSPEILTRVKKNKIINRPLAGTVRRGKTPKEDKMLEKELLNDEKQCAEHIMLVDLGRNDVGKVSEPGSVKVERLMNIERYSHVMHISSTVSGELLDHLTSWDALRAALPVGTVSGAPKVKAMELIDELEVTRRGPYSGGFGGISFSGDMDIALALRTIVFPTSTRYDTMYSYNNLNKRREWVAHLQAGAGIVADSDPADEQRECENKAAGLARAIDLAEESFVKN
- the LOC8286431 gene encoding 60S acidic ribosomal protein P0, with the protein product MAVKPTKAQKKVEYDKKLCRFLDEYSQILVVAADNVGSNQLQSIRQGLRGDSVVLMGKNTMMKRSVRLHAEKTGNNAFLNLIPLLVGNVGLIFTKGELKEVREEIAKYKVGAPARVGLIAPIDVVVPPGNTGLDPSQTSFFQVLNIPTKINKGTVEIITPVDIIKKGEKVGSSESALLAKLGIRPFSYGLVVLTVYDSGSVFSPEVLDLTDDDLVAKFASGVSMVASLSLSLSFPTIAAAPHMFVNGYKNVLSVAMVSEYSFPQAEKVKEYLKDPSKFAAAAATVAAAGSDTAAPAGAAAAKVEEKEEPAEESEEDMVAGLFD
- the LOC8286432 gene encoding anthranilate synthase alpha subunit 2, chloroplastic isoform X2, coding for MTEMLQAFYSNLLSLVRMLPLFVLGAQPSVEIVAKENMVTIMDHYEGRRTEEIVDDPMEVPRKMMESWTPQLVDELPEVFSGGWVGYFSYDTVRYVEKKKLPFDGAPPDDRNLPDVHLGLYEDVMIFDHLEKKAYLIHWVRLDRFSTVEEAFNDGINRLENLVSRVHNITTPRLPAGSIQLSTRLFGPKLEMSSMTSEEYKAAVLQAKEHILAGDIFQIVLSQRFERRTFADPFEIYRALRIVNPSPYMAYLQARGCILVASSPEILTRVKKNKIINRPLAGTVRRGKTPKEDKMLEKELLNDEKQCAEHIMLVDLGRNDVGKVSEPGSVKVERLMNIERYSHVMHISSTVSGELLDHLTSWDALRAALPVGTVSGAPKVKAMELIDELEVTRRGPYSGGFGGISFSGDMDIALALRTIVFPTSTRYDTMYSYNNLNKRREWVAHLQAGAGIVADSDPADEQRECENKAAGLARAIDLAEESFVKN